The Paenibacillus sophorae genome has a segment encoding these proteins:
- a CDS encoding sigma-54-dependent Fis family transcriptional regulator: MAGVNPQQGKGVQVSKEELARRMEEKSLLISVAKPIMNSIYQVIKDTVYAIVLTDQDGVLLSTLLNKKIEPECAKVNFFEGAKWDELSVGTNAVGTALAVDMPIQVLGGEHYCESHHAWTCSAAPIHDSSGRVIGCLDLSGKAEDVHPHTFGIAVSAVSSIEEQLNVLETNQLMNAVFQSMQDGLLVIDTEYRIRQFNERLASIFMLAMEEVRRLDIKELLQDVDLDGVFRNKRCISYADCTLTVNGRKIDCMANILPYSFGDRVIGASLTIREARQVRREVNQLAGFKANYRFEDIVTHNPYMQEQIDFARKIARTNCTVLIEGESGTGKELFAQSIHNASSRADGPFIAINCAALPRELVESELFGYEKGSFTGALREGNPGKFELANGGTLFLDEIGELPLEIQAKLLRVLDNHKVRRLGGKHERTLDVRVIAATNRDLLEEIAQKTYRSDLYYRLNVINLKLLPLRERAEDLAPLAQLFLHKCNRDNPGPAKRFGPAFLERLQDRQWKGNARELQNAVQRAYYLCGSDCISESDTVRIQSGQKESTLPDPLPTLAHAFESADPRAVKSMRQSEIESIRCALAASGGNVVGAARMLNIGKSTLYRKLAEYGIGREEA, encoded by the coding sequence ATGGCTGGGGTTAACCCGCAGCAGGGAAAAGGGGTGCAGGTATCCAAGGAGGAGCTGGCGCGGCGGATGGAAGAGAAGAGCCTGCTCATTTCCGTAGCCAAACCGATTATGAACAGCATCTATCAAGTGATCAAGGATACGGTTTACGCCATCGTTCTGACCGACCAGGATGGAGTGCTGCTCAGCACCCTGCTTAACAAAAAGATTGAGCCGGAGTGCGCGAAGGTGAATTTCTTCGAGGGGGCAAAATGGGATGAGCTCAGCGTCGGCACCAACGCCGTCGGAACCGCGCTGGCCGTCGACATGCCGATACAGGTGCTCGGGGGCGAGCATTACTGCGAATCGCATCACGCTTGGACCTGCTCAGCAGCCCCTATTCATGATAGCTCCGGGAGAGTGATCGGATGCCTGGACCTGTCAGGCAAAGCGGAGGATGTGCATCCCCACACCTTCGGCATCGCCGTGTCGGCCGTAAGCAGCATCGAAGAACAGCTTAACGTGCTGGAGACGAACCAGCTGATGAATGCCGTATTTCAATCGATGCAGGACGGACTGCTGGTCATTGATACGGAATACCGGATCAGACAGTTTAATGAACGGCTGGCCTCCATTTTTATGCTGGCGATGGAAGAGGTTCGGAGGCTGGATATTAAGGAACTGCTGCAGGATGTCGATCTGGACGGCGTGTTCCGGAACAAGCGCTGCATCAGTTATGCGGATTGCACGCTTACGGTTAATGGCAGAAAGATCGATTGCATGGCCAATATCTTACCGTACTCCTTTGGCGATCGGGTCATCGGGGCGTCGCTTACGATCCGGGAAGCCAGGCAGGTGCGCAGAGAGGTCAATCAGCTTGCCGGCTTCAAGGCGAACTACCGGTTTGAGGATATCGTAACCCATAATCCTTATATGCAGGAACAGATCGATTTTGCAAGGAAAATCGCCAGAACGAACTGCACGGTTCTGATCGAAGGAGAGAGCGGAACCGGTAAAGAACTGTTTGCCCAGTCCATTCATAACGCCAGCTCGCGCGCGGACGGGCCGTTTATCGCCATTAATTGCGCGGCGCTCCCGAGAGAATTGGTAGAAAGTGAACTGTTCGGGTATGAAAAAGGCTCCTTTACCGGCGCGCTGCGTGAAGGCAATCCCGGAAAGTTCGAGCTGGCGAATGGCGGAACCCTATTTCTGGACGAAATCGGGGAACTGCCGCTGGAGATCCAAGCCAAGCTGCTGCGGGTGCTGGATAACCACAAGGTCCGGCGGCTCGGCGGCAAGCATGAACGCACGTTGGACGTCCGGGTCATAGCGGCCACCAACCGCGATCTGCTGGAGGAAATCGCGCAGAAGACTTACCGCAGCGACTTGTATTACCGGCTGAATGTCATTAACCTCAAGCTGCTTCCGCTGAGGGAGCGTGCCGAGGATCTCGCGCCGCTTGCTCAGCTCTTCCTGCACAAGTGCAATCGGGATAATCCCGGGCCGGCCAAACGGTTTGGCCCCGCTTTTCTGGAAAGACTGCAAGACCGGCAGTGGAAAGGGAATGCGCGTGAACTGCAAAACGCGGTTCAGCGCGCCTACTATTTATGCGGCTCGGATTGTATTTCCGAATCGGATACGGTCCGGATTCAGTCCGGGCAGAAGGAGAGTACCCTCCCGGACCCGCTCCCCACGCTCGCCCATGCGTTCGAATCTGCTGATCCCCGCGCAGTCAAGAGCATGCGGCAGAGCGAAATAGAGAGCATCCGCTGCGCGTTGGCAGCAAGCGGCGGAAATGTTGTGGGGGCCGCCCGGATGTTGAATATCGGCAAGTCGACCCTGTACCGCAAACTGGCGGAATACGGCATTGGCAGAGAAGAGGCTTGA
- a CDS encoding YutD family protein codes for MIIIGGKSYELMVNHKEGWNPESFRGRYSEVLDRYDYIVGDWGYSQLRLKGFYRDNHPKVNRDTAICGLVDYINEYCNFGCAYFVLRKLKDAPKDPNAKDILIKEPGETAKEVHVNEAAFQETSAKEEAIPQLSSRKFQAESAVSREQPAKEYTPKERPFKERNRDNRNKDYQGKKNGSRETQARETQGRGNQARENQSREHQTREAKARDTRQKPPQGPAGQS; via the coding sequence TTGATCATTATAGGCGGCAAAAGCTACGAGCTCATGGTGAATCATAAGGAAGGCTGGAATCCGGAAAGCTTCCGTGGAAGGTACAGCGAAGTGCTTGACCGCTACGACTATATTGTCGGCGATTGGGGCTACAGCCAGCTGCGTTTGAAAGGATTTTACCGGGATAATCATCCGAAAGTGAATAGGGATACGGCAATTTGCGGATTGGTCGATTATATCAATGAATATTGCAATTTCGGTTGTGCCTATTTTGTCCTCCGCAAACTGAAGGATGCTCCCAAGGACCCGAATGCCAAAGATATTCTGATCAAGGAGCCGGGCGAGACTGCGAAGGAAGTTCACGTCAATGAGGCTGCTTTCCAGGAGACTTCCGCCAAGGAGGAAGCAATTCCGCAATTATCCTCCAGGAAGTTCCAGGCGGAATCGGCGGTTTCCCGGGAGCAGCCGGCCAAAGAGTATACTCCCAAAGAGAGACCGTTCAAGGAGCGCAACAGAGATAATCGGAACAAGGATTATCAGGGCAAAAAAAACGGATCGCGTGAGACTCAGGCGAGGGAAACTCAGGGCCGGGGGAATCAGGCGAGGGAGAACCAAAGCAGGGAACATCAGACCCGTGAAGCCAAAGCCAGGGACACTCGGCAGAAGCCGCCCCAAGGTCCTGCTGGCCAGTCGTAA
- a CDS encoding M23 family metallopeptidase translates to MPLWSVNTRRALLSLSAAALLWGSLDNPAANAGLAAPKDTKTTAAPQQKDKAADKPQAAKSGSAAAGSRNALRSTSAGNVYTVRQALYDQMGAATGIPWFRFAAIDQYERTLAKKSKDENGAPERLTGIHVPAPVWCGPLNPNQEDTSPATIAFFNGIGRDGSGDGKADPENDLDALYTMARHLMKYGNSGSDFSIGVWEYYHNSRASQRIAQFAKLYDHFDRLDLSGSAFPLPLGSTYSFRSTWGTGRSWGGARIHEGTDLFTPHGVTVRSTCFGIVETKGWNRYGGWRIGIRDIENRYHYYAHLSGFDKSLSAGDIVIPGQQLGWAGSSGYGKPGTQGKFPPHLHYGIYKDRGLTEWAFDPYPLLKQWENAERKALSKNKKGR, encoded by the coding sequence GTGCCGTTATGGAGCGTAAATACGAGACGGGCACTGCTGTCTCTGTCTGCGGCAGCTCTGCTGTGGGGAAGCCTTGACAATCCGGCAGCAAATGCCGGGCTTGCCGCCCCGAAGGATACGAAGACTACAGCTGCCCCGCAACAAAAAGATAAGGCGGCGGACAAACCGCAAGCCGCAAAAAGCGGCAGTGCTGCCGCCGGTTCACGGAACGCCCTCCGCTCTACCAGCGCCGGAAACGTTTATACCGTCCGCCAGGCGCTATACGATCAAATGGGCGCGGCCACTGGCATTCCTTGGTTCCGTTTTGCAGCGATTGACCAATATGAGCGAACCCTTGCCAAAAAAAGCAAAGACGAGAACGGCGCGCCTGAACGCCTCACCGGAATTCACGTCCCGGCGCCGGTGTGGTGCGGACCATTGAATCCCAACCAGGAGGATACCTCTCCAGCTACAATCGCCTTCTTCAATGGCATTGGCCGCGACGGTTCCGGAGACGGCAAGGCCGATCCGGAGAATGATCTCGACGCGCTGTACACTATGGCCCGCCACCTGATGAAATACGGAAATTCCGGGAGCGACTTCAGCATTGGCGTCTGGGAGTATTACCACAACAGCCGCGCCTCGCAGCGCATCGCCCAATTCGCCAAGCTGTACGATCATTTCGACCGCCTGGATTTGTCGGGCAGCGCCTTTCCGCTCCCGCTCGGCAGCACATATTCCTTCCGCAGCACCTGGGGAACCGGAAGAAGCTGGGGCGGTGCACGGATACATGAAGGCACCGACCTGTTCACGCCGCACGGAGTAACCGTACGGAGTACCTGCTTCGGTATTGTGGAGACCAAGGGCTGGAACCGCTACGGCGGCTGGCGGATCGGCATCCGCGACATCGAGAACCGCTACCATTATTACGCCCACCTGTCCGGATTCGATAAATCGCTGTCCGCCGGCGATATCGTCATTCCCGGACAGCAGCTCGGCTGGGCTGGCAGCTCCGGCTACGGCAAACCGGGCACTCAGGGGAAATTCCCCCCGCATCTGCATTACGGCATTTACAAAGACCGAGGGCTTACAGAATGGGCCTTCGATCCTTATCCGCTGCTGAAGCAGTGGGAGAATGCCGAACGGAAGGCGCTAAGTAAGAACAAAAAGGGCCGCTGA
- the lipA gene encoding lipoyl synthase, whose protein sequence is MTRKEIAKQPKPDWIRIKLTTGENYQDIKGMMRSKTLHTVCEEARCPNIYECWANRTATFMILGDICTRACRFCAVNTGMPTELDLQEPERVAEAAEGMNLRHCVVTSVARDDLKDGGAKIFAETVAAIRRRLPLCSVEVLIPDFLGDRDSLQIVMDSNPDILNHNIETVERMSDRVRAKAKYRRSLELLRRAKEMKPNIPTKSSIMLGVGEEWDEILQAMDDLREVDCDILTLGQYLQPSPQHLEVVKYYPPEEFARLKEEGLKRGFSHVEAGPLVRSSYHAHEQVESAAKTRGERMAAN, encoded by the coding sequence ATGACAAGAAAAGAAATTGCCAAACAACCCAAGCCGGATTGGATTCGGATTAAGCTGACGACCGGCGAGAATTATCAGGATATTAAAGGAATGATGCGTTCTAAAACTTTACATACCGTCTGCGAAGAGGCGCGCTGCCCGAACATTTACGAATGCTGGGCGAACCGTACCGCTACTTTTATGATCCTGGGGGATATTTGCACCCGCGCCTGCCGCTTCTGTGCGGTTAACACCGGGATGCCTACCGAACTGGATCTTCAGGAACCGGAACGGGTAGCAGAAGCCGCGGAAGGCATGAACCTGCGGCACTGCGTCGTAACGAGCGTGGCGCGCGACGATTTGAAGGACGGCGGTGCGAAGATTTTTGCCGAGACGGTAGCCGCGATCCGCAGACGCCTCCCGCTGTGCAGCGTGGAAGTGCTGATTCCCGATTTCCTCGGCGACCGTGACAGTCTCCAGATTGTTATGGACAGTAATCCCGACATTCTGAACCACAATATCGAGACCGTTGAGCGCATGTCCGACCGGGTGCGGGCCAAGGCGAAGTACCGCCGCTCCCTGGAGCTGCTGCGCCGGGCTAAGGAAATGAAGCCGAACATTCCGACCAAGTCCAGTATTATGCTGGGCGTTGGCGAGGAATGGGATGAGATTTTGCAGGCGATGGACGATTTGCGCGAGGTGGACTGCGATATCCTTACGCTGGGCCAATATCTGCAGCCTTCTCCGCAGCATCTGGAGGTCGTCAAATATTATCCGCCTGAGGAGTTTGCACGGCTGAAGGAAGAGGGACTGAAGCGGGGCTTCAGCCACGTTGAGGCTGGGCCGCTCGTGCGCAGCTCCTATCATGCGCATGAGCAGGTTGAATCGGCCGCGAAGACTCGCGGGGAACGCATGGCGGCCAACTGA
- a CDS encoding S41 family peptidase: MMTFKKLAAAAAGSCLALSLILSPAAFAQGSSETASQTSSETDLINEVMQYVENYSLTGADRDALIRAAVDGMVNSLGDPYSQYFSSDESKELQNQLALDYVGIGVQLVFSGNELYIEQVMPGSPAESAGLKRGDTILKINGVKISEIKNDPISGEAGTKVTLLIQRGGAAKTYTVKRSEINYPSVTGKIVGPKIAYISLNGFTEDSDEEFAAVLKNMRASGMKSMILDLRNNGGGYMDSAYNIASQFMDKGIMMYTADNTGELTPVTITDGSKMDVPVVILTNEYTASASEALTGALHDNHLATVVGTKTFGKARIQSLLDLSDGGLLKLTTERYLTPNKADFNHIGLLPDLEVKGEAAQIITALQLAGMKSIEAAGDNHILDVSGTAFAGNVGLVKQGGRIYASARVLSALVESDLTWDAKNKRAIVTTGSGKASSFTVSSKEALSQNGETFIALDAFKKKFPSLVWEYNQTQNRLTLTVK; the protein is encoded by the coding sequence ATGATGACATTCAAGAAGTTAGCGGCCGCAGCCGCAGGCAGTTGTTTGGCTTTATCGCTGATTCTGTCTCCCGCCGCTTTTGCCCAAGGCAGCAGTGAGACTGCCAGCCAGACCTCTTCGGAAACCGATTTGATCAATGAGGTTATGCAGTATGTAGAGAACTACAGCCTGACCGGTGCTGACAGGGATGCCCTGATCCGCGCTGCGGTCGACGGTATGGTGAACTCCCTGGGCGATCCATACAGCCAGTATTTCAGCAGCGATGAGAGCAAAGAGCTTCAAAATCAGTTGGCTTTGGATTATGTGGGTATCGGAGTACAGTTGGTCTTCTCGGGTAACGAGCTGTATATCGAGCAGGTCATGCCCGGATCGCCTGCGGAAAGCGCAGGGCTGAAACGCGGGGATACGATCCTGAAGATTAACGGTGTGAAAATCAGCGAGATAAAGAACGATCCGATCAGCGGAGAGGCGGGCACCAAAGTCACGCTGCTCATCCAGCGCGGCGGCGCAGCCAAGACTTACACCGTAAAGCGCAGCGAGATCAATTATCCATCCGTCACCGGCAAAATCGTAGGGCCGAAAATCGCCTATATTTCGCTGAACGGCTTCACAGAGGATTCGGACGAAGAATTTGCGGCCGTACTGAAAAATATGCGCGCTTCCGGAATGAAATCCATGATCCTCGATCTCCGGAACAATGGAGGCGGGTACATGGATTCCGCCTATAACATCGCATCTCAATTCATGGACAAGGGAATCATGATGTACACTGCGGACAATACGGGCGAGCTTACACCAGTAACGATTACGGACGGCTCCAAAATGGATGTGCCCGTAGTTATTCTAACAAACGAATATACCGCCAGCGCCTCCGAAGCACTGACCGGGGCCCTGCATGATAATCATCTCGCCACCGTTGTCGGCACCAAAACCTTCGGAAAAGCACGGATTCAGAGCCTGCTGGACCTGTCGGACGGCGGCCTGCTCAAGCTGACTACGGAACGGTATCTGACTCCGAACAAAGCCGATTTCAACCATATCGGGCTCTTGCCGGATCTTGAGGTAAAGGGTGAGGCAGCGCAGATTATTACCGCCCTTCAGCTCGCGGGCATGAAATCGATTGAGGCTGCGGGCGACAATCACATTCTCGACGTTAGCGGAACCGCCTTTGCCGGCAATGTTGGTCTGGTGAAACAGGGCGGCAGGATCTACGCCTCTGCCCGCGTTCTCTCCGCTCTTGTAGAAAGCGATCTGACATGGGATGCCAAGAATAAGAGGGCCATTGTAACCACCGGGTCAGGCAAAGCATCCAGCTTTACCGTTTCCTCCAAAGAAGCGCTCTCCCAAAACGGGGAAACCTTCATCGCTCTGGATGCCTTCAAGAAGAAATTTCCGTCCCTGGTCTGGGAGTATAACCAGACACAAAATCGTCTGACGCTAACCGTAAAATAA